The following coding sequences are from one bacterium SCSIO 12741 window:
- a CDS encoding tetratricopeptide repeat protein has protein sequence MHRIALLIVLIATSLSLSANDFKDKSYSELFQETKLLIASHKESDAIPLLEELYSRDKDNANVAYLLGLCYVKSYQKIPRAIDLLEKASEEYTRFYDKTSITERGVSEYVYYYLIVAYSLKGDCKKTIKTLNRFYKIYSYEDEWYLIDGQKWHRECGMHNWKDENDSLVEPSDTLPVVMDGKLAIQIEEGQPEQPELPDTLDGKLRIYTEGDPPVEDTTVPAPEVVEVAPPAPSGPVVPYHERLRRVGESGGPEVMTREVNYTARSSLFGVQVGAFIKPRYSKDFKDLKNVEVYIDNYGVFRYVIGRFVFRQQAEKLLAYVKDVGYQDAFIVDINSGENYSNEVLRVNNQSIKREISGEVDFRVQVGAFQAEIPDDIMQIYLKFDDIKENYQGDLTVFTIGTYGTYEIASAFCANIRDNGVPDAFVVAYNGKRKISIDEANEYIDRMREAASEIGREEEEKEGKKKKKKKN, from the coding sequence ATGCATCGGATTGCCCTTTTGATTGTGCTTATTGCAACCAGTTTGTCCTTGTCGGCCAACGACTTTAAGGATAAAAGCTATTCAGAGCTATTTCAGGAAACCAAGCTACTTATCGCCAGCCACAAAGAGTCCGACGCCATTCCTTTGTTAGAAGAACTTTATAGCCGGGATAAGGACAATGCCAACGTGGCTTACCTGTTGGGTTTGTGCTACGTGAAATCCTACCAAAAAATTCCCCGGGCTATCGACCTTCTGGAAAAGGCTTCAGAGGAGTATACCCGCTTTTACGACAAGACGTCCATTACCGAGCGCGGAGTTTCAGAATACGTATACTACTACCTCATTGTGGCCTACTCTTTAAAAGGCGATTGCAAGAAGACCATCAAAACCCTGAACCGTTTTTACAAGATATACTCCTACGAAGATGAGTGGTACCTGATTGACGGACAGAAGTGGCACCGCGAATGCGGAATGCACAATTGGAAAGATGAGAATGACTCCCTTGTAGAGCCAAGTGACACCTTGCCTGTGGTGATGGATGGAAAATTGGCCATTCAAATCGAGGAGGGACAACCAGAACAACCTGAATTGCCAGATACCCTGGATGGGAAATTGAGAATTTATACCGAAGGTGATCCGCCTGTTGAAGATACGACGGTTCCAGCCCCTGAAGTGGTAGAAGTGGCTCCTCCCGCTCCTAGTGGACCGGTGGTTCCTTACCATGAGCGATTGCGAAGAGTAGGGGAGTCGGGTGGCCCGGAGGTGATGACCAGAGAGGTGAATTACACGGCTCGAAGTTCCTTGTTTGGAGTTCAGGTTGGAGCTTTTATTAAGCCCCGGTATTCCAAAGATTTTAAGGACCTCAAAAACGTAGAGGTTTACATTGACAACTATGGGGTGTTCCGTTATGTTATTGGTCGATTTGTTTTTCGCCAGCAAGCCGAGAAGTTACTCGCATATGTGAAGGACGTAGGCTATCAGGATGCCTTTATTGTGGACATTAACTCGGGTGAAAACTACAGCAACGAAGTTCTCCGGGTAAACAACCAATCCATCAAGCGGGAGATTTCCGGCGAGGTTGATTTTCGCGTTCAGGTAGGAGCTTTTCAGGCGGAAATTCCGGATGACATCATGCAGATTTACCTCAAGTTTGATGACATTAAAGAAAACTACCAAGGCGACCTGACCGTGTTTACCATTGGTACCTATGGAACCTATGAAATTGCCAGTGCCTTTTGTGCCAATATTCGCGACAATGGTGTTCCCGATGCCTTCGTAGTGGCGTACAATGGCAAACGTAAAATCTCGATCGATGAGGCCAATGAATACATCGATAGGATGCGTGAGGCTGCTTCAGAAATTGGTCGCGAAGAAGAGGAAAAAGAAGGCAAGAAGAAAAAGAAGAAAAAGAATTAG
- a CDS encoding sulfite exporter TauE/SafE family protein, with protein MQELIILICIGLAAGILSGMFGVGGGLIVVPALVWFLAMNQHSAQGTSLGMILLPVGILAVINYYQAGSINIKYSLIIAAAFVIGGYLGSKVSLGMAEGMLKKIFGFFMLLVALKIIFLDK; from the coding sequence ATGCAGGAGTTAATCATCCTAATTTGTATCGGTCTGGCGGCCGGTATCCTCAGCGGTATGTTTGGTGTTGGCGGTGGATTGATTGTGGTGCCTGCCCTGGTATGGTTTCTGGCCATGAACCAACATAGTGCTCAAGGCACGAGCCTCGGAATGATTCTGTTACCCGTTGGAATTCTGGCAGTGATTAACTACTACCAGGCCGGCAGTATTAATATCAAATACAGCCTCATTATCGCTGCTGCCTTTGTTATCGGTGGTTATTTGGGATCTAAGGTTTCTTTGGGAATGGCTGAAGGAATGCTGAAAAAAATATTCGGATTCTTCATGCTACTCGTAGCCTTAAAGATCATCTTCCTCGACAAATAA
- a CDS encoding MBL fold metallo-hydrolase: MMQIKGFVFNPFFENTYVVWDETLECVIIDPGCLERHEKEELKEFIDSKELKPVRLLNTHSHLDHVFGNDFVHKTWGLTPELHPSDERVYVSYANTASIYGFHHADPLPEPSYNLEEGQTISFGQSKLDILFLPGHCPGHVAFLSQEQKFMISGDVLFQGSIGRTDLPGGDMQTLLDSIQTKVLPLEDDVVVYSGHGPETTVGQERRTNPFLNFQ, from the coding sequence ATGATGCAGATTAAAGGATTTGTTTTTAATCCCTTTTTTGAGAACACCTATGTGGTTTGGGATGAGACTTTGGAATGTGTAATTATTGACCCCGGTTGCCTGGAACGTCATGAAAAGGAAGAACTTAAAGAATTCATTGATTCCAAGGAACTTAAGCCTGTTCGTTTGCTCAATACCCACAGTCACCTGGATCATGTTTTTGGCAATGACTTCGTTCACAAAACCTGGGGCCTAACTCCAGAACTTCACCCAAGCGATGAGCGGGTGTATGTAAGTTATGCCAATACGGCATCCATTTATGGATTTCACCATGCCGATCCTCTTCCAGAACCCTCTTATAACCTGGAAGAAGGGCAAACGATCTCATTTGGTCAGTCGAAATTGGACATTCTATTTCTTCCGGGACACTGCCCTGGTCATGTGGCATTTCTTTCCCAGGAGCAAAAGTTTATGATCTCCGGAGATGTTTTGTTTCAAGGCAGCATCGGACGAACGGATCTTCCTGGCGGAGACATGCAAACTTTGCTGGACTCCATTCAAACCAAAGTACTTCCCTTGGAGGATGACGTGGTAGTATACAGCGGACATGGTCCTGAAACAACAGTTGGACAGGAAAGGAGAACAAATCCTTTTCTCAATTTCCAATAA
- a CDS encoding LytTR family transcriptional regulator: MFNLWISPLILFSLVTALQITTPAFGRQDEASISLSRSKSGNITHAESGQQDIYLETSGEFSRGSTSKVVYPKPQEQTTPPQGTETWSESTFTRWWFPLIMLAMGLLPVYLTYRILAQDKDFLLAIKQRMFRNERNREHFLFFKNHGRTVKIPTREIKYIQSAGNYLEVHTEDHVHLIRARIKEYRTLLPDPNAFMRIHRSYVVRLDQIEERSPSEVVIKGSKIPVSKTYRRDFIRKSNYPNSSRL, from the coding sequence ATGTTCAACTTGTGGATCAGCCCATTAATACTTTTCAGCTTAGTAACAGCACTTCAAATAACGACACCCGCTTTCGGCCGTCAAGATGAAGCTTCGATAAGTTTAAGCAGGTCGAAGTCCGGAAATATTACCCATGCAGAGTCAGGGCAACAGGACATTTATTTAGAAACTTCAGGTGAGTTTTCCCGGGGTTCAACATCCAAAGTGGTCTACCCGAAACCGCAGGAGCAAACAACCCCTCCCCAAGGCACAGAGACCTGGAGTGAATCCACTTTCACCCGATGGTGGTTTCCATTGATTATGCTGGCCATGGGGCTGCTGCCCGTTTACCTGACTTACCGAATTCTGGCCCAAGACAAAGATTTTTTGTTGGCCATAAAACAGCGCATGTTTCGGAATGAAAGGAACAGAGAGCACTTCTTATTTTTCAAAAACCACGGCCGAACGGTAAAGATCCCAACGAGAGAGATAAAATATATCCAATCAGCAGGAAATTACCTCGAAGTTCACACCGAGGATCACGTTCATTTGATACGGGCCCGAATAAAGGAATACCGAACACTATTGCCAGATCCCAATGCGTTTATGCGCATTCATCGTTCCTACGTGGTTCGGCTTGATCAGATAGAAGAAAGGAGTCCTTCGGAAGTCGTGATAAAGGGCTCAAAAATCCCGGTAAGTAAAACCTATCGTCGCGATTTTATCCGAAAGTCCAATTACCCTAATTCTTCCAGGTTATAG
- a CDS encoding FAD-dependent monooxygenase, protein MEKVIVVGAGLVGSLQAVLLAKKGYQVDVYERRGDIREVEFIGGKSINLALSTRGWKALEIAGVSKDIEEISIPMYGRKMHSVDGEISYQPYGKDGQAIYSVSRGELNRKLLLKASEYEQVNFHFDMKCLDVNLETNEITFLNTTTGEKVTDKADRIYGTDGAFSAVRQRLHRTDRFDYSQTYMKHGYKELVIPANADGSHKLDKNALHIWPRGQFMLIALANLDGSFTVTLFFPFEGETSFESLDTDDKVIDFFKKTFPDALDVMPTLIEDYHENPTSSLCIIRCAPWNYKDQILLMGDAAHAIVPFYGQGMNAGFEDCSEWWRLVEENGEDWPKVFQEYAEVRKPNGDAIADLALKNYIEMRDLVGDPEFLLRKKIEKRVYANHPDKWVPLYSMVTFTHTPYADALSIGKKQEEIMDEVMQLPNIHEIWESQEVESMILSKL, encoded by the coding sequence ATGGAAAAAGTAATTGTGGTTGGAGCCGGCCTGGTCGGTAGTTTGCAGGCTGTATTGTTGGCTAAAAAGGGATATCAGGTAGACGTGTATGAGCGTCGTGGTGATATTCGTGAAGTCGAGTTTATCGGTGGAAAATCGATCAACCTGGCGCTCTCTACCCGGGGTTGGAAGGCTCTTGAAATTGCCGGTGTGTCTAAGGACATTGAGGAAATTTCCATTCCGATGTATGGTCGCAAAATGCATTCGGTAGATGGTGAGATCTCTTACCAGCCTTACGGCAAGGATGGGCAGGCAATTTACTCCGTTTCGAGAGGTGAGTTAAACCGCAAATTGTTATTGAAAGCTTCGGAATACGAGCAGGTGAATTTTCATTTCGACATGAAATGCCTAGACGTAAATCTGGAGACGAATGAAATTACTTTTCTAAATACAACTACCGGAGAAAAAGTAACCGACAAGGCTGATCGAATCTATGGAACGGATGGGGCTTTTTCGGCCGTTCGCCAGAGACTTCACCGCACCGATCGTTTTGATTATTCGCAAACGTATATGAAGCATGGCTACAAGGAATTGGTGATTCCGGCCAATGCTGACGGTAGCCATAAGTTGGACAAAAACGCCCTGCACATTTGGCCACGAGGTCAGTTTATGCTGATTGCCTTGGCCAATTTGGATGGTAGCTTTACGGTAACGCTCTTTTTCCCGTTTGAAGGGGAAACTTCTTTTGAAAGCCTGGACACAGACGATAAGGTGATTGACTTTTTCAAAAAGACTTTCCCGGATGCTTTGGACGTTATGCCCACTCTGATTGAAGATTACCACGAGAATCCAACATCCTCTTTGTGCATTATTCGTTGTGCTCCCTGGAATTACAAAGATCAAATCCTATTGATGGGAGATGCCGCTCATGCCATCGTTCCATTTTATGGCCAAGGAATGAACGCCGGGTTCGAAGACTGCTCCGAATGGTGGAGATTGGTTGAAGAGAATGGTGAAGATTGGCCTAAGGTCTTCCAGGAGTATGCTGAAGTCCGCAAACCGAACGGAGATGCCATTGCTGATCTCGCCTTGAAAAACTACATCGAAATGCGCGACCTGGTAGGTGACCCTGAATTCCTACTTCGCAAAAAGATTGAAAAAAGAGTATACGCCAATCATCCAGACAAATGGGTGCCTCTCTATTCAATGGTAACATTTACCCATACACCTTATGCCGATGCACTGAGCATTGGTAAGAAGCAGGAAGAAATCATGGATGAGGTGATGCAGTTGCCAAATATTCACGAAATTTGGGAGTCACAGGAAGTCGAGTCGATGATCCTGTCTAAGTTGTAA